The following are encoded together in the Capsulimonas corticalis genome:
- the araA gene encoding L-arabinose isomerase: MSDLKQHVVWFVTGSQHLYGPETLKQVAAHSQQIAEGLNADAAIPARIVFKPVLTTPSEIHKLLRDANSDDECAGVITWMHTFSPAKMWIAGLSELRKPLLHLHTQFNRDIPWSSIDMDFMNLNQAAHGDREYGFIGTRMGIARKVVVGYWEDPAIRKSIGDWTRTAVAYTEGRRLKVARFGDNMREVAVTEGDKVEAQIQLGWSVNGFGVGDLVERVNSFSDAEVNTLMAEYADLYDFADGLKGEGPGRDSVRVQARIELGLKSFLTEGGFGAFTTTFEDLHGLKQLPGLAVQRLMAQGYGFGGEGDWKTAALVRVMKIMATGVGKGTSFMEDYTYHLEPGNELVLGAHMLEICPTIAATKPRIEVHPLGIGGKEDPARLVFDGASGPAINASLIDLGTRFRLIINAVDAVEVTQSMPNLPVARVLWKAQPSLRVAAETWILAGGAHHTSFSLDLTAEQMIDWAELNKIEYLLIDNSTTSLGFRNELRWSDAAWRGR, translated from the coding sequence ATGTCGGATTTGAAACAGCATGTCGTCTGGTTCGTCACCGGAAGCCAGCACCTTTACGGACCGGAGACACTGAAGCAGGTCGCCGCGCATTCGCAGCAGATCGCGGAAGGGCTGAACGCGGACGCGGCGATCCCCGCCAGGATCGTCTTCAAGCCAGTGCTGACGACGCCGAGCGAGATTCATAAGCTGTTGCGCGACGCGAACTCCGACGACGAGTGCGCGGGCGTGATCACGTGGATGCACACATTCTCGCCCGCCAAAATGTGGATTGCCGGTCTCTCTGAACTGCGCAAGCCGCTGCTGCACCTGCACACCCAGTTCAACCGCGACATTCCGTGGTCCAGCATCGACATGGACTTTATGAACCTGAACCAGGCCGCGCACGGCGACCGGGAGTACGGGTTTATCGGAACGCGCATGGGAATCGCCCGCAAGGTCGTCGTCGGCTACTGGGAAGATCCGGCGATTCGTAAGTCCATCGGCGATTGGACCCGCACGGCGGTCGCGTACACGGAAGGCCGCCGCTTGAAAGTCGCCCGGTTCGGCGATAACATGCGCGAAGTGGCCGTCACCGAAGGCGACAAGGTCGAAGCGCAGATCCAATTGGGCTGGTCGGTCAACGGCTTCGGCGTCGGCGATCTCGTCGAACGAGTCAACAGCTTCTCCGACGCTGAAGTCAACACACTGATGGCGGAATACGCCGATCTGTACGACTTCGCCGACGGGCTCAAAGGCGAAGGTCCCGGACGCGATTCCGTCCGTGTCCAGGCGCGCATCGAGCTGGGCCTGAAATCGTTCCTGACCGAAGGCGGCTTCGGCGCTTTCACCACCACCTTTGAAGATCTGCACGGCCTCAAGCAGCTCCCCGGCCTCGCCGTCCAGCGCCTGATGGCGCAGGGCTACGGCTTCGGCGGCGAAGGCGACTGGAAGACCGCCGCCCTCGTCCGCGTGATGAAGATCATGGCGACCGGCGTCGGCAAGGGCACCTCCTTCATGGAGGATTACACCTACCATCTAGAACCCGGCAACGAACTGGTTCTCGGCGCGCACATGCTGGAGATCTGCCCGACCATCGCGGCGACCAAGCCGCGCATCGAAGTCCACCCGCTGGGCATCGGCGGCAAGGAAGATCCTGCCCGACTCGTCTTCGACGGCGCGTCCGGCCCCGCCATCAACGCCTCCCTGATCGACCTCGGGACCCGCTTCCGCCTGATCATCAACGCGGTGGACGCCGTCGAGGTCACCCAGTCCATGCCCAACCTCCCGGTCGCCCGCGTCCTCTGGAAGGCCCAACCCTCCCTGCGCGTCGCCGCCGAAACCTGGATCCTCGCCGGCGGCGCCCACCACACCAGCTTCTCACTGGACCTGACCGCCGAGCAGATGATCGACTGGGCCGAGCTGAACAAGATCGAGTATCTCTTGATCGACAACAGCACGACATCGCTTGGCTTCCGGAACGAACTGCGCTGGAGCGACGCGGCTTGGCGCGGGCGGTAG
- a CDS encoding zinc-dependent alcohol dehydrogenase gives MKSIKLTGLRRMEMFDVPKPELASDHDVLIKMAAIGICGSDVHYFAEGGIGVQVVQYPYAAGHEGAGVVEAVGAAVTQIKVGDRVAFDPAISCWECDQCLAGRSHTCRRQSFLGCPGQVEGCLAEYLVLPDRNCFPIPDSMTLEEAAIAEPLSIGLHGIALSIPLAGAKIGILGAGPIGLSVLLPAKAMGAGRVYMTDKIDARLDVASRAGADWVGNPDKIDVVQAVAEREPGLLDVVFECSGKQEAMDQGVELLKPGGKLMLIGIPGAHNRVSFDINQLRRKEITVQNVRRQNEQVQNAIDMIANRTIDVSVMITHRFPFERTQEGFDMVTDYQDGVVKAMVLVG, from the coding sequence ATGAAATCCATCAAACTCACCGGCCTGCGCCGCATGGAGATGTTCGACGTCCCGAAGCCGGAGCTCGCCTCCGACCATGATGTCCTGATCAAAATGGCCGCCATCGGCATCTGCGGATCGGATGTCCATTATTTTGCCGAAGGCGGCATTGGCGTCCAAGTCGTGCAGTATCCTTATGCGGCCGGACATGAAGGCGCGGGGGTCGTCGAAGCGGTCGGGGCGGCGGTGACGCAGATTAAAGTGGGCGACCGGGTCGCCTTCGATCCGGCGATTTCCTGCTGGGAGTGCGACCAGTGCCTCGCGGGGCGCAGCCACACTTGCCGCCGTCAAAGTTTTTTGGGCTGTCCGGGGCAGGTGGAAGGGTGCCTGGCGGAGTATCTGGTGCTGCCGGACCGCAACTGCTTCCCGATCCCGGATTCGATGACGCTCGAAGAGGCCGCCATTGCCGAACCATTGAGCATCGGCCTGCACGGCATCGCGCTGTCGATACCGCTGGCGGGCGCCAAGATCGGGATTTTGGGCGCGGGGCCCATCGGCTTGAGCGTTCTGCTTCCCGCGAAGGCGATGGGCGCGGGCAGGGTCTATATGACGGACAAGATCGACGCCCGTCTCGATGTCGCCTCCCGCGCCGGCGCGGACTGGGTGGGCAACCCGGACAAGATCGATGTCGTCCAAGCCGTCGCCGAACGTGAACCCGGTCTGCTCGATGTCGTCTTTGAATGCAGCGGCAAGCAAGAAGCCATGGATCAGGGCGTCGAACTCCTGAAGCCCGGCGGTAAACTGATGCTGATCGGCATTCCCGGTGCGCACAATCGCGTCTCATTCGACATCAACCAATTGCGGCGCAAAGAAATCACCGTGCAGAATGTCCGGCGCCAGAACGAACAGGTCCAGAACGCCATCGATATGATCGCCAATCGCACGATCGACGTCAGCGTGATGATCACACATCGATTCCCCTTCGAGCGAACGCAAGAAGGGTTCGATATGGTGACCGATTACCAGGACGGCGTTGTGAAGGCGATGGTTTTGGTGGGGTGA
- a CDS encoding ribulokinase: MSQYTIGLDYGTSSVRAVLVDIQSGEELASSVFPYPHGVGGVVIDPRDPDVARQHPRDYLDGAQAVITGVLDQVKGRPGFSANQVIGLGVDTTGSTPIPVDAQGTPLALTPEFDGNLAAMVYLWKDHTGHAEAAQITKTASEIRPQYLLKCGGIYSAEWFWSKILRCLHANPEVFNAAYTWVEHADWLPAVLTGTAHPDKIQRGICAAGHKAMFHPSWGGYPDAEFLTALDPKLARVGASLPNVAYAAGQVAGTLSLEWAERTGLSEGIAVSVGAFDAHLGGVGSGIKPGALVKNIGTSTCDMMIAPLDQELADIPGLCGIVPESILPGYYGLEAGQSAVGDIFNWFVNGIQPGGLGHEELTAIAEKLAPGESGLLALDWHNGNRTILVDQRLTGAVLGLTLQTTPAELYRAWIEATAFGARVIMERLEEYGQKVEQIINCGGISVKNPMVMQIYADIMGRPIAISRSTQTAALGSAVAAAVAAGAFPGFAEATEKMTALNPRIFEPNLESQKTYDRIYAQYKKIHDAFGVQGSQGDLFGVMKELLSIRDEVRNV, from the coding sequence TTGTCACAATACACCATCGGTCTTGACTACGGAACCAGCTCGGTCCGGGCGGTCCTTGTCGATATCCAGTCCGGCGAAGAGCTGGCCTCGTCTGTCTTCCCCTACCCGCACGGCGTCGGCGGCGTGGTGATCGATCCCCGCGATCCCGATGTTGCACGTCAACATCCACGCGATTATTTGGATGGCGCGCAGGCCGTGATTACCGGCGTGCTGGATCAGGTAAAGGGGCGGCCGGGGTTTAGCGCCAATCAAGTGATTGGCCTGGGCGTCGATACGACGGGGTCCACGCCGATCCCGGTGGATGCGCAGGGGACGCCGCTGGCGCTGACGCCGGAGTTTGACGGCAATCTGGCGGCGATGGTCTATCTCTGGAAGGATCATACGGGACACGCCGAGGCCGCGCAAATTACAAAAACGGCTTCCGAGATTCGGCCACAGTATTTGCTGAAGTGCGGCGGGATTTACAGCGCCGAATGGTTCTGGTCGAAGATCCTACGCTGTCTGCACGCCAACCCCGAAGTATTTAACGCCGCGTATACCTGGGTCGAACACGCCGACTGGTTGCCCGCTGTGCTGACGGGCACGGCGCATCCCGACAAGATCCAGCGCGGGATCTGCGCCGCCGGACATAAGGCGATGTTCCATCCCAGCTGGGGCGGCTATCCGGACGCAGAGTTTTTGACGGCGCTCGATCCCAAGCTGGCCCGCGTCGGCGCCAGCCTCCCGAATGTCGCTTACGCCGCCGGACAGGTGGCGGGAACGCTCAGCCTGGAGTGGGCGGAGCGCACGGGCCTGAGTGAAGGGATCGCGGTTTCTGTCGGCGCGTTCGACGCGCATCTGGGCGGCGTCGGCTCCGGCATCAAGCCGGGCGCGCTGGTCAAGAACATCGGAACTTCGACCTGCGATATGATGATCGCGCCGCTGGATCAAGAACTCGCCGATATCCCCGGCCTCTGCGGCATCGTCCCCGAATCGATCCTGCCGGGCTACTATGGCCTGGAGGCTGGACAGTCGGCTGTCGGCGATATCTTCAACTGGTTCGTCAACGGCATTCAGCCGGGCGGCCTGGGTCATGAAGAACTGACGGCCATTGCCGAAAAACTCGCCCCCGGCGAAAGCGGCTTGCTCGCCTTAGACTGGCACAACGGCAACCGTACGATCCTGGTCGATCAGCGCCTCACCGGCGCCGTTCTCGGCCTGACCTTGCAGACAACGCCCGCCGAGCTGTATCGCGCCTGGATTGAAGCGACGGCGTTTGGCGCGCGCGTCATTATGGAGCGTCTGGAAGAATACGGCCAAAAAGTGGAGCAGATCATCAACTGCGGCGGCATCTCGGTCAAGAACCCGATGGTGATGCAGATCTACGCCGACATCATGGGCCGCCCCATCGCCATCTCCCGCTCCACGCAGACCGCCGCGCTCGGTTCGGCTGTCGCCGCCGCCGTCGCCGCCGGGGCCTTCCCGGGCTTCGCCGAGGCGACCGAGAAGATGACCGCGCTGAACCCGCGCATCTTCGAGCCGAACTTGGAAAGCCAGAAGACCTATGACCGGATCTACGCACAGTATAAGAAGATCCACGACGCCTTCGGCGTCCAAGGTTCACAGGGCGATCTGTTCGGCGTGATGAAAGAGCTGCTCTCGATCCGCGACGAGGTGCGCAATGTCTAA
- the araD gene encoding L-ribulose-5-phosphate 4-epimerase AraD, whose translation MSNLTIDELKESVYTANIALVQAGLVVLTWGNASAVDRERGVVAIKPSGVAYDVLTPKDIVLVSLETGELLPGETMRASSDTPTHVHLYQQWPEIGGIAHTHSRNATSWAQACREIPCYGTTHADTFYGPVPLARPLTSEEIDAGYELNTGVLIVEHFRENHLDPDHVPGIILSFHAPFAWGKTAAKAVEHAIVLEEVAGLALRTEQINAQAATTPQSILDKHFRRKHGADAYYGQPK comes from the coding sequence ATGTCTAATCTGACCATCGACGAACTCAAAGAGTCCGTCTACACCGCCAACATCGCGCTCGTGCAGGCCGGCCTCGTCGTCCTGACCTGGGGCAACGCCAGCGCCGTGGACCGCGAACGCGGCGTCGTCGCCATCAAACCAAGCGGCGTCGCCTACGATGTCCTGACGCCCAAGGACATCGTTCTCGTCTCCCTGGAGACCGGCGAACTGCTGCCCGGCGAGACAATGCGCGCGTCGTCGGACACGCCCACGCACGTCCATCTTTATCAGCAGTGGCCCGAAATCGGCGGCATTGCGCACACCCACTCGCGCAACGCCACCAGCTGGGCGCAAGCCTGCCGCGAAATCCCCTGCTACGGGACCACGCACGCCGACACCTTCTACGGCCCCGTCCCTCTCGCCCGCCCACTGACAAGCGAAGAAATCGACGCCGGCTACGAACTCAACACCGGCGTCTTGATCGTGGAGCACTTCCGCGAAAACCATCTCGACCCCGACCACGTCCCCGGGATCATCCTTTCCTTCCACGCCCCGTTCGCCTGGGGCAAAACGGCGGCGAAGGCCGTGGAGCACGCCATCGTCCTGGAAGAAGTCGCCGGCCTCGCACTGCGCACCGAGCAGATCAACGCGCAGGCGGCCACGACGCCGCAGTCGATCCTGGACAAGCACTTTCGGCGTAAGCATGGGGCGGATGCTTATTATGGGCAGCCGAAGTAG
- a CDS encoding alpha-L-arabinofuranosidase C-terminal domain-containing protein has product MISKRFNISRSLAAAAVFISACGVAAPQARAAEAAAGYWPLDEGTGTTTADAGGQGATGTLMDGAGWATDAKVGKSALALGGHGSVDVANSVIDTSQSFTVSAWVKLKTVGGFQTFVSIDGDKISGFFLQLRSSGNFGFTHYEADNPDSRSAIAGALAQTEPNVWYHLIGVYDADAKQIKLYVNGVLQDTAPLDKSWRAQGHLEIGRGKYNGASVDFSDAEIDDVRVAQGVHVDPAVLASVKEDTPSLPATMTIDFTQNGPKVSPLMYGLMIEDISHSIDGGLYAELIRNRALKDDGNKPVYWDAYPSSSFASIAVDTRQPVPNTALTSSLRLDASSAGGGIANEGYWGIPVAPSTKYRASFYAKSDGKYSAPLTVSIQSNDGAATFATATVAGVTGDWKKYTVTLTTDKSAPKSQNNKFVIAAGASGALWFTQVSLFPPTFHDRPNGTRVDLMKHLDAIHPAFLRMPGGNYLEGNTIAERFDWKKTIGPIEQRPGHQDPWGYRSNDGFGLMEYLEWCDDLKMEPLLAVFAGFALGHEHVSTAAEVQPYVQDALDEIEYLIGGPDTQWGAERVKDGHPKPFSLHYVEIGNEDFFDNSGSYEVRYAAFHDAIKAKYPQLLLIATRSDVKSRKPDVIDDHYYQSARSFEADWRHYDKSDRTAPKVFVGEYASQEGVPTPNLKAALGDAAFMAGFERNADVVQIASYAPLLVNVNPGASQWGTNLIGFDALNSYVSPAYYTQQLFSLYHGDTVVPATVEHGGALSYVVSKVSKMGVVYVKVVNPMASPITTTITLNGAKSIATKGSAIVLTSANDTDTNTISEPKKVVPVTSPLKSVGKTFQYTFAGNSLTVLTLSVK; this is encoded by the coding sequence ATGATTTCTAAACGTTTCAACATTTCCCGATCGCTCGCCGCCGCCGCCGTCTTCATCAGCGCCTGCGGCGTCGCGGCCCCGCAGGCGCGCGCGGCGGAGGCGGCCGCCGGTTACTGGCCTTTGGATGAGGGGACGGGAACCACGACGGCCGACGCCGGCGGGCAGGGCGCGACGGGGACGCTGATGGACGGCGCCGGGTGGGCGACGGACGCCAAAGTTGGCAAGTCCGCGCTGGCGCTGGGAGGACACGGAAGCGTCGATGTGGCGAACTCCGTGATCGACACCAGTCAAAGCTTCACGGTGTCGGCCTGGGTCAAGCTGAAAACCGTCGGCGGTTTTCAGACATTCGTGAGCATCGACGGGGATAAGATTAGCGGCTTTTTCCTGCAATTGCGCTCCTCGGGCAACTTTGGATTCACCCATTACGAAGCCGACAATCCGGACTCGCGCTCCGCGATCGCCGGGGCGCTGGCGCAAACCGAGCCGAACGTTTGGTATCACCTGATCGGCGTTTACGACGCCGACGCCAAGCAAATCAAGCTCTATGTCAACGGCGTTCTCCAGGACACCGCGCCGCTGGATAAATCCTGGCGCGCGCAGGGACATCTGGAGATCGGACGCGGCAAGTACAACGGCGCGTCCGTGGACTTCTCCGACGCCGAAATTGACGATGTGCGCGTCGCCCAGGGCGTTCATGTTGATCCCGCCGTGCTCGCCAGTGTGAAGGAGGACACTCCCTCCCTGCCGGCGACGATGACGATCGATTTCACGCAGAACGGCCCGAAGGTCAGCCCTCTAATGTATGGCCTGATGATCGAGGACATCAGCCACTCCATCGACGGCGGCCTGTACGCCGAGCTGATCCGCAACCGCGCCCTGAAGGACGACGGGAATAAGCCGGTCTACTGGGACGCCTACCCCAGCAGCAGCTTCGCATCGATCGCCGTCGATACCCGCCAGCCCGTCCCAAATACGGCGCTGACCTCCAGTCTGCGCCTTGACGCAAGCAGCGCCGGCGGCGGAATCGCCAATGAAGGTTACTGGGGGATCCCTGTGGCGCCAAGCACGAAGTACCGCGCTTCGTTCTATGCGAAGTCCGACGGCAAGTACAGCGCGCCGCTGACGGTCTCGATCCAGAGCAATGACGGAGCGGCCACATTCGCCACGGCGACGGTCGCCGGCGTGACAGGCGATTGGAAGAAGTACACCGTCACCCTGACCACGGATAAATCTGCTCCCAAGTCTCAGAACAACAAATTCGTGATCGCCGCCGGCGCTTCGGGCGCGCTCTGGTTCACGCAAGTGTCGCTTTTCCCGCCGACCTTCCATGACCGGCCGAACGGAACGCGCGTCGATCTGATGAAGCATCTCGACGCTATCCATCCCGCGTTCCTGCGCATGCCGGGCGGCAACTATCTGGAAGGCAACACGATCGCCGAGCGCTTCGACTGGAAGAAGACCATCGGGCCGATCGAGCAGCGTCCCGGACACCAGGATCCATGGGGCTATCGCTCCAACGACGGCTTCGGCTTGATGGAATATTTAGAATGGTGCGACGACCTGAAAATGGAGCCGCTGCTGGCGGTCTTCGCGGGCTTTGCTCTGGGACACGAACACGTGAGCACCGCCGCCGAAGTGCAGCCGTACGTTCAGGACGCCCTGGATGAGATTGAATATCTCATCGGCGGCCCCGACACCCAATGGGGCGCCGAGCGCGTGAAGGACGGTCACCCGAAGCCGTTCTCGCTGCACTACGTGGAGATCGGCAATGAAGACTTCTTCGATAACTCCGGCAGTTATGAAGTCCGCTACGCCGCCTTCCACGACGCCATCAAGGCAAAATATCCGCAACTCTTATTAATCGCGACGCGCAGTGACGTCAAGTCCCGCAAGCCCGATGTCATCGACGATCACTACTACCAGTCGGCGCGATCCTTCGAGGCCGATTGGCGCCATTACGACAAGAGCGACCGCACCGCACCGAAGGTCTTCGTCGGCGAGTACGCCAGCCAGGAAGGAGTCCCGACGCCAAATCTGAAGGCCGCGCTCGGCGACGCCGCCTTCATGGCCGGCTTCGAGCGCAACGCCGACGTGGTCCAGATCGCATCCTACGCGCCGCTGCTGGTGAACGTCAACCCCGGCGCCTCGCAGTGGGGCACCAACCTGATCGGCTTCGACGCGCTGAACAGCTACGTTTCACCCGCGTACTACACACAGCAGCTCTTCAGCCTCTACCATGGCGACACCGTCGTTCCCGCGACCGTCGAACACGGCGGCGCGCTGTCCTATGTCGTCAGCAAAGTGAGCAAAATGGGCGTGGTGTACGTGAAAGTCGTCAACCCAATGGCCTCGCCGATCACGACGACGATCACCCTGAACGGCGCCAAATCCATCGCCACGAAGGGATCGGCCATCGTCCTGACATCCGCGAACGACACGGACACCAACACGATCTCCGAACCGAAGAAGGTCGTCCCGGTCACGTCGCCGCTCAAGAGCGTCGGCAAGACGTTCCAATACACATTCGCCGGAAACTCGCTGACGGTGCTGACGCTGTCGGTGAAGTGA
- a CDS encoding sulfatase-like hydrolase/transferase yields the protein MQETRPISRRDFLGAAAAGVCGLALPRSSSAATAKRRSKPNILWIMSDEHNHSVAGYYGNTVIQTPNIDALAKQGITFDTHYCNSPLCAPSRLSLTAGKYVSHVDAWGLTSQLPDPEIASLPRVLNAAGYKSFLCGKQHYDYNRRYGFTEVGGDFNNWYQTGLGRRRPPTYLEQKQLSPRFQGFHPGNRGSTVEHDRRVTAGAVEFLSQDHASDEPFFLFVGYLAPHFPLVVPEDYWRRYEGKVENPKIPDGFLDRLPLNYKVQRAGFEEIGVPDDVVRKGRELYYGLANWADNEIGKVLAALRAHPEIAENTVIIYSSDHGENMGEHSMWWKNCMYEQSSRVPLVISWPERWKGGQRRQGASSHVDLVQTVVDIAGAHAPDDWNGDSMTRWMDHDKTAWKDFAVSEYYAHNTASGYVMCRAGDWKYVYHTVIDKDHPAEHELYNLAADPGEFTNLAADPKHQARLKSMHARLLKEVAGDPDETEQRSRRQLSQGYNRTDPRPGNSVTDNEG from the coding sequence ATGCAGGAGACACGGCCCATTTCACGGCGGGATTTTCTAGGGGCCGCTGCGGCGGGAGTTTGCGGGCTCGCTCTTCCCAGGAGCAGCTCCGCGGCGACTGCGAAACGCCGTTCAAAACCCAATATTTTATGGATTATGTCCGATGAGCATAACCATTCGGTCGCGGGATACTACGGCAACACGGTGATTCAGACGCCGAACATCGACGCTCTGGCGAAGCAGGGGATCACCTTCGATACTCACTACTGTAACTCTCCCCTTTGCGCCCCTTCCCGACTTTCTCTGACCGCCGGGAAGTATGTGTCGCATGTCGACGCCTGGGGGCTGACTTCGCAGCTGCCGGATCCAGAGATCGCGTCGCTTCCCCGCGTGCTGAATGCGGCGGGATACAAATCGTTTCTCTGCGGAAAACAGCACTACGATTACAATCGCCGATATGGCTTCACCGAGGTCGGCGGCGATTTCAACAACTGGTATCAGACGGGGCTGGGTCGCCGCCGCCCGCCGACTTATCTTGAGCAGAAGCAGCTATCTCCGCGCTTCCAGGGATTTCATCCCGGAAATCGCGGCAGTACGGTGGAGCATGACCGGAGGGTGACGGCGGGCGCCGTCGAGTTTCTGTCTCAGGATCATGCGAGCGACGAGCCCTTCTTTCTCTTCGTCGGCTATCTCGCGCCCCACTTTCCGCTGGTCGTCCCGGAAGATTACTGGCGGCGTTACGAGGGGAAGGTGGAGAATCCGAAGATTCCCGACGGGTTCCTGGATCGCCTGCCGCTGAATTACAAAGTTCAGCGCGCCGGGTTTGAGGAGATCGGCGTTCCCGACGATGTTGTGCGTAAGGGACGCGAGCTTTATTATGGGCTGGCGAATTGGGCCGACAACGAGATCGGCAAAGTGCTTGCGGCCCTGCGCGCGCATCCTGAGATTGCCGAGAACACCGTGATCATCTACTCCTCGGACCACGGAGAAAACATGGGCGAGCATAGCATGTGGTGGAAGAACTGCATGTACGAACAGTCCAGCCGGGTTCCGCTGGTCATCTCCTGGCCGGAGCGCTGGAAAGGCGGCCAGCGCCGCCAGGGCGCTTCGTCGCATGTCGATCTTGTCCAAACGGTCGTGGACATCGCGGGCGCACACGCGCCGGACGACTGGAACGGCGACTCCATGACGCGCTGGATGGATCACGATAAAACAGCCTGGAAAGACTTCGCGGTCAGCGAGTATTACGCTCACAATACGGCGTCGGGCTACGTGATGTGCCGCGCCGGCGACTGGAAGTATGTTTACCATACCGTGATCGACAAGGACCATCCCGCTGAGCATGAGCTTTACAACCTCGCGGCCGATCCTGGAGAGTTCACCAACCTCGCCGCAGATCCCAAGCATCAAGCGCGCCTGAAATCGATGCACGCGCGTTTGCTCAAAGAAGTCGCCGGCGACCCCGACGAAACAGAGCAGCGCTCCCGGCGCCAGCTCAGCCAGGGTTACAATCGCACGGACCCGCGCCCCGGGAATTCGGTTACGGATAACGAGGGGTAG
- a CDS encoding helix-turn-helix domain-containing protein, with protein sequence MRDERKNPNTNHVHTLLPVVERLLAGRGDYPPSFRVWREHGTTDWLLLAAFAGAGRFDTKSDPVIIEGHDLVLVRPGVPHDYTSEDRDDLWDQLWIHFHPRPEWLPWLTWPEVAPGVMRLQLNEPIVREKIVRCLVEAVRVANGGLRQRIDFAMNDLEEALLWCDTQNAPVGRTRLDGRVLAVMDFISQRLDQPIRPADLVKVGGLSASRMAHLFRAQMGVPPARFLDQQRLAHAKGVLDRGAQPIFSIAADLGMDPPYFSHWFKRHTGMSPRGYRRRAEEP encoded by the coding sequence ATGAGAGACGAACGCAAGAATCCTAATACGAACCACGTTCATACTCTGTTGCCGGTCGTGGAGCGCTTGCTTGCTGGGCGAGGGGACTACCCTCCCAGCTTCCGGGTTTGGCGGGAGCATGGGACGACTGACTGGCTTCTCCTCGCCGCATTCGCGGGCGCGGGCCGCTTCGACACCAAGAGCGATCCGGTGATCATCGAAGGACACGATCTGGTGCTTGTTCGTCCTGGAGTTCCGCATGACTACACCTCAGAGGATCGGGATGATCTCTGGGATCAGTTATGGATCCACTTTCATCCGCGACCGGAATGGCTGCCCTGGCTTACCTGGCCTGAAGTTGCGCCGGGCGTGATGCGCCTCCAGCTCAATGAGCCGATTGTGCGGGAAAAGATCGTTCGATGTCTGGTGGAGGCCGTGCGAGTGGCGAATGGCGGATTGCGCCAGCGCATCGACTTCGCCATGAACGATCTGGAGGAGGCTCTACTCTGGTGCGATACGCAGAACGCCCCGGTAGGCCGAACGCGCCTGGACGGCCGCGTCCTCGCCGTGATGGACTTCATCTCGCAACGTCTCGACCAGCCGATCCGGCCTGCGGATCTGGTGAAAGTCGGCGGACTCTCCGCGTCAAGAATGGCCCATCTCTTCCGCGCCCAGATGGGCGTTCCCCCCGCGCGCTTCCTCGACCAGCAACGGCTCGCCCACGCCAAAGGTGTGCTGGATCGGGGGGCGCAGCCAATTTTCTCCATCGCCGCCGACCTGGGGATGGACCCTCCATACTTCTCCCACTGGTTCAAGCGGCACACCGGGATGAGCCCGCGCGGCTACCGAAGACGCGCCGAGGAGCCATAG